From the Gymnogyps californianus isolate 813 chromosome 2, ASM1813914v2, whole genome shotgun sequence genome, one window contains:
- the IBA57 gene encoding LOW QUALITY PROTEIN: putative transferase CAF17, mitochondrial (The sequence of the model RefSeq protein was modified relative to this genomic sequence to represent the inferred CDS: inserted 2 bases in 2 codons), with amino-acid sequence MLVRAGATAAATATTTALPGLRRLWRGGGSGAAACFPLGRALLDVRGAEAGLFLQGLLTNDVTRLVAGDGPPRRRAAAALPRALYAHALNVQGRCLYDIILYRLHESPEEEPHILLECDSGVLDAIQKHLKLYKIRRKVNIAPCLDLSLWAVIPGERAGDIASSLAKCADQALVLTPDPRTEVMGWRLITKKGANLSEIIPGGHIGNIQDYHRHRYKQGIPEGVKDLPPGVALPLESNLAYMNGISFTKGCYIGXELTARTHHMGVIRKRLLPXRFSAPLPKDGIPEGAEILTESGKSAGKFRAGGDELGIALLRLANINEPLCLNIAGDKVKLTASIPEWWPKTASK; translated from the exons ATGTTGGTGAGGGCGGGAGCGACGGCGGCGGCAACGGCAACAACAACGGCCCTGCCCGGGCTGCGCCGGTtgtggcggggaggggggagcggggccgccgccTGCTTCCCGCTGGGCCGGGCGCTGCTGGACGTGCGGGGCGCCGAGGCCGGCCTCTTCCTCCAGGGGCTCCTCACTAACGACGTCACGCGGTTGGTAGCGGGGGacggccccccccgccgccgcgctgccgcGGCCCTGCCGCGCGCGCTCTACGCGCATGCGCTCAACGTCCAGGGCCGCTGCCTCTATGACATCATCCTCTACAG GCTTCACGAGAGCCCAGAAGAAGAGCCGCACATCCTGCTGGAGTGTGACAGCGGCGTGCTGGACGCCAtacaaaaacatctgaaactgTACAAGATCCGGAGGAAAGTAAACATCGCCCCTTGCCTTGACCTCTCTTTGTGGGCCGTCATCCCCGGGGAGCGGGCTGGAGACATTGCCAGTTCCCTCGCTAAATGTGCAGACCAGGCTCTGGTTTTAACTCCTGACCCCAGAACAGAAGTCATGGGCTGGAGACTGATTACAAAGAAAGGAGCAAATCTATCAGAGATTATCCCCGGGGGTCATATTGGAAATATTCAGGATTACCACAGGCACAGGTATAAACAAG gaaTTCCAGAAGGTGTGAAAGATCTCCCTCCTGGAGTAGCCCTCCCGCTGGAATCAAACCTGGCCTACATGAACGGCATCAGCTTTACCAAAGGCTGTTACATTG CAGAGTTGACAGCCAGGACCCACCACATGGGTGTCATTCGCAAACGTCTGCTGC GTCGCTTTTCAGCTCCTCTTCCCAAGGACGGCATTCCCGAGGGTGCCGAGATCTTAACCGAATCGGGAAAGTCAGCTGGCAAGTTCCGGGCTGGAGGAGATGAACTTGGTATAGCTTTGCTGAGGTTAGCTAATATAAATGAACCACTCTGCCTAAATATAGCGGGTGATAAAGTGAAGCTTACTGCAAGTATACCCGAGTGGTGGCCAAAAACTGCTAGTAAATAA